The proteins below are encoded in one region of Luteolibacter sp. Y139:
- a CDS encoding cation:proton antiporter: MKRTTIFYLLVLLIVGSGILGVIHLGAHLPGPTHSEATLAAEAARTVATPAPVAPATAPTSAFSAMLASLGTNLNDPLSHLFIQLLVIIAASRVVGGIFTRFGQPAVVGEMVAGILLGPSLLGWVSPEMFQFVFPATSLGTLKLLSQIGVCLFMFTVGMELDVRQVRNKAHTAVVVSHASIVAPYFLGVGLAYFLYSSLAQPGTNFTAFALFIGISMSITAFPVLARILQERGMTQTYLGNTAVTCAAVDDVTAWSALAFVVAVAKSTSVTGSAMNLALVLIFIVAMIWVLRPMLPRIFGREELARPEPSKRTLALVICTVLAAAMCTEVVGIHALFGSFLAGAIMPDIAGFRHKLAVRVENFSTVLLLPLFFAFTGLRTQIGLLNDLNGWLICLAIVGVATVGKLGGTALTARFTGMNWRDSLQLGALMNTRGLMELIALNIGYDLGILSPRIFAMLVIMALVTTAMTGPLLTFFQRMKVREEAPDRLVRP; encoded by the coding sequence ATGAAACGCACCACCATCTTCTACCTGCTCGTCCTGCTCATCGTCGGCAGCGGCATTCTGGGCGTCATCCATCTCGGTGCGCATCTGCCAGGTCCAACGCATAGCGAAGCCACCCTCGCTGCCGAAGCCGCGCGGACCGTCGCGACACCCGCTCCAGTAGCACCCGCAACCGCGCCAACTTCTGCCTTCAGCGCGATGCTCGCCTCGCTCGGGACGAACCTGAATGATCCGCTCAGCCACCTCTTCATCCAGCTGCTCGTCATCATCGCCGCATCACGGGTGGTCGGTGGCATCTTCACCCGCTTCGGCCAGCCGGCAGTGGTGGGGGAAATGGTCGCGGGCATCCTGCTCGGACCCTCGCTGCTCGGCTGGGTCTCGCCGGAGATGTTCCAGTTCGTATTCCCCGCGACTTCGCTCGGCACGCTGAAGCTGCTCAGCCAGATCGGAGTCTGCCTCTTCATGTTCACCGTGGGAATGGAACTGGATGTCCGTCAGGTGCGGAACAAGGCGCACACCGCGGTGGTCGTCAGCCATGCCAGCATCGTGGCTCCGTATTTCCTCGGCGTGGGGCTCGCCTACTTCCTCTATAGTAGCCTCGCCCAGCCGGGCACGAACTTCACCGCCTTCGCCCTCTTCATTGGGATCTCCATGAGCATCACCGCCTTCCCGGTGCTCGCCCGCATACTTCAGGAACGCGGCATGACCCAGACCTACCTCGGGAATACCGCCGTGACCTGCGCCGCCGTGGATGATGTCACGGCGTGGAGCGCGCTGGCCTTCGTGGTCGCCGTCGCCAAGTCGACCAGCGTGACCGGATCCGCGATGAATCTGGCCCTGGTGCTCATCTTCATCGTGGCAATGATCTGGGTCCTGCGGCCCATGCTCCCGCGCATCTTCGGCCGCGAGGAATTGGCACGTCCGGAACCCTCGAAGCGCACGCTCGCGCTGGTCATCTGCACGGTGCTGGCCGCTGCGATGTGCACCGAAGTGGTCGGCATCCATGCACTCTTCGGCTCCTTCCTCGCTGGGGCGATCATGCCGGACATCGCAGGCTTCCGCCACAAGCTGGCCGTGCGCGTCGAGAACTTCAGCACCGTGCTGCTGCTGCCGCTCTTCTTCGCCTTCACCGGCCTGCGCACGCAAATCGGCCTCCTGAATGATCTCAATGGCTGGCTGATCTGCCTGGCCATCGTCGGGGTCGCCACTGTCGGCAAGCTCGGTGGTACGGCCCTGACCGCACGCTTCACCGGCATGAACTGGCGGGATTCCCTCCAGCTCGGCGCGCTGATGAATACCCGCGGCCTGATGGAGCTGATCGCGCTGAATATCGGCTATGACCTCGGCATCCTTTCGCCCCGCATCTTCGCCATGCTGGTCATCATGGCACTGGTCACCACGGCCATGACCGGTCCGCTGCTGACCTTCTTCCAACGCATGAAGGTCAGGGAAGAAGCACCGGATCGCTTGGTGCGGCCGTGA
- a CDS encoding NAD(P)/FAD-dependent oxidoreductase — protein sequence MMESSSLSDEYDVIVLGGALSGAATATLLLRHNPGIRVLIIERTERLGRRVGEATVEVSAYFMGRVLGLTRYLNENQICKQGLRFWFKNDEVENISQASELGAKYQVRLPSYQLDRQTFDEEVLRRAGEAGAQILRPAVIRNVELNAGGQQVVELKYDGEVKSIKARWVVDASGVAALLARKNGWWVRNDEHPTAAAWSRWRGLKDWDGRELAEKYPEWAKLCHGVRGTATNHIIGDGWWSWWIPLKGGDTSVGVVFDQRIVEWKEGGKVADRLKDFLMEHPVARELLADATYDEEDVHWRRNLAYYSTTFSGDGFVLVGDAAAFMDPFYSPGMDWISFSTTSAAHLITRIRKGETAAPLIAKHNRDFATCHRRWFTSVYKDKYHYMAEYDLMSLAFRLDLSLYYWGVVVPPFAEGEMALTMPPFSPPSGRIFSALMSCYNRRFAAIAKRRRKHGLLGRTNKEMRCLLSGFTLERKDMFRLFGMLFDWLKLELREGFYTWFSPEEENSLPTTSKVEANV from the coding sequence ATGATGGAATCCAGTTCCCTGTCAGACGAATACGACGTGATCGTGCTCGGCGGCGCGCTTTCCGGCGCAGCTACCGCCACGCTCCTGCTGCGCCATAATCCGGGCATCCGCGTGCTGATCATCGAGCGCACCGAGCGCCTCGGCCGCCGCGTGGGTGAGGCCACGGTGGAAGTCAGCGCCTACTTCATGGGCCGCGTGCTCGGCCTCACGCGCTACCTGAACGAGAACCAGATCTGCAAGCAAGGCCTCCGCTTCTGGTTCAAGAATGACGAGGTCGAGAACATCTCCCAAGCCAGCGAACTCGGCGCGAAATACCAAGTCCGCCTTCCATCCTATCAGCTCGACCGTCAGACCTTCGACGAAGAAGTCCTCCGCCGCGCAGGAGAGGCAGGCGCACAGATCCTGCGGCCCGCAGTCATCCGCAATGTCGAACTCAACGCCGGCGGCCAGCAGGTCGTGGAGCTGAAATACGACGGCGAGGTGAAGTCCATCAAAGCCCGCTGGGTCGTCGATGCCTCGGGCGTCGCCGCCCTGCTCGCCCGCAAGAACGGCTGGTGGGTCCGCAATGACGAGCACCCGACCGCCGCCGCATGGTCACGCTGGAGAGGCCTGAAGGATTGGGACGGTCGCGAGCTCGCGGAGAAGTATCCCGAGTGGGCGAAGCTGTGTCACGGCGTCCGCGGCACCGCTACCAACCACATCATCGGCGATGGCTGGTGGAGCTGGTGGATCCCGCTCAAGGGCGGCGATACCAGCGTCGGTGTCGTCTTCGACCAGCGCATCGTCGAGTGGAAGGAAGGTGGCAAGGTCGCCGACCGCCTGAAGGATTTCCTCATGGAGCATCCCGTCGCTCGCGAGCTGCTGGCCGATGCCACCTACGATGAAGAGGATGTCCACTGGCGGCGGAATCTCGCCTACTACAGCACCACTTTTTCCGGTGACGGCTTTGTCCTCGTCGGCGATGCCGCCGCCTTCATGGACCCGTTCTACAGTCCGGGCATGGACTGGATCTCCTTCAGCACCACCAGCGCCGCGCACCTCATCACCCGCATCCGCAAGGGCGAGACCGCCGCGCCACTGATCGCGAAACACAATCGTGACTTCGCCACCTGTCACCGCCGCTGGTTCACGTCGGTTTACAAGGACAAGTATCACTACATGGCCGAGTATGACCTCATGAGCCTCGCGTTCCGTCTGGACCTCAGCCTCTACTACTGGGGCGTGGTGGTGCCGCCATTCGCGGAAGGTGAAATGGCGCTGACCATGCCGCCATTCTCTCCACCGAGCGGCCGGATTTTCTCCGCGCTGATGAGCTGCTACAATCGCCGCTTCGCCGCGATTGCCAAGCGCCGCCGCAAGCACGGCCTGCTCGGCCGCACCAACAAGGAAATGCGCTGCCTGCTCTCCGGCTTCACCCTGGAGCGGAAGGACATGTTCCGCCTCTTCGGCATGCTCTTCGATTGGCTGAAGCTGGAACTCCGCGAGGGCTTCTACACGTGGTTCTCGCCGGAGGAAGAAAACTCACTGCCAACCACTTCCAAGGTCGAAGCAAACGTCTGA
- a CDS encoding NAD(P)/FAD-dependent oxidoreductase, with translation MKCLDAADGAFARKYRAPFLGDLSRVMSYDAIIIGGGPGGSTAGSVLAQAGKKVLILERERFPRFHVGESLIPYGNDVLREIGAWDKMVAHGFMEKLGAEFVLGNSKAGINIIFGKYLKSRYAQTFQVERAKFDNLLLENAASHGCEVWQETKVKTAKVTDDGVTITCEREGKIHELTARWVLDASGRDAFLGRQMNLPKTDLGLPKKFATFAHFRGVKRNDAPYNGHITIVRLDFGWFWMIPLDAEKTSIGLVQTLEHYKSTGMTPGDCFEHVVATSTELQSRMAGAERVNEYNFAGDYTYRHLQNAGPRWLLIGDAAGFIDPIFSSGVMLAIRSGHLAAKEVVAADAKGTALTPAAQKRYTKRVGEMCEVFLNMIKMFYNNDSFEVFMDEHPPKGMEWAVNNLVAGNTRMGWRLRFHVWAFYAVCTIHRRKTIVKKIDFSDPLAAAPKAKAKTAEKVPTPIS, from the coding sequence ATGAAATGCCTCGACGCTGCCGACGGCGCCTTTGCACGAAAGTATCGTGCACCATTCCTTGGAGATCTCAGCCGCGTCATGAGCTACGACGCGATCATCATCGGCGGCGGTCCGGGCGGAAGCACGGCAGGCAGCGTTCTCGCCCAAGCCGGCAAGAAAGTCCTCATCCTCGAGCGCGAGCGCTTCCCGCGCTTCCACGTCGGCGAATCGCTCATTCCCTACGGCAATGACGTCCTCCGCGAAATCGGTGCGTGGGACAAAATGGTCGCCCACGGCTTCATGGAAAAGCTCGGCGCGGAATTCGTGCTCGGGAACTCCAAGGCAGGCATCAACATCATCTTTGGCAAGTACCTGAAGTCCCGCTACGCCCAGACCTTCCAGGTCGAGCGCGCGAAGTTCGACAACCTCTTGTTAGAAAACGCCGCCTCACACGGCTGCGAGGTCTGGCAGGAGACCAAGGTGAAGACCGCGAAGGTCACCGACGACGGCGTGACCATCACCTGCGAGAGGGAGGGCAAGATCCACGAACTCACCGCTCGCTGGGTGCTCGATGCCAGCGGTCGCGATGCTTTCCTCGGCCGCCAGATGAACCTGCCGAAGACCGATCTCGGCTTGCCGAAGAAGTTCGCGACCTTCGCTCACTTCCGCGGCGTGAAGCGGAATGATGCGCCGTACAATGGCCACATCACCATCGTCCGTCTCGACTTCGGCTGGTTCTGGATGATTCCGCTGGATGCCGAGAAAACCTCCATCGGCCTCGTCCAGACCCTGGAGCACTACAAGTCCACCGGCATGACGCCAGGCGACTGCTTCGAGCACGTGGTGGCCACGTCCACCGAGCTTCAAAGCCGCATGGCCGGAGCCGAGCGGGTGAATGAATACAACTTCGCCGGCGACTACACCTACCGCCATCTCCAGAATGCGGGCCCGCGCTGGTTGCTCATCGGCGATGCGGCGGGCTTTATTGATCCCATCTTCTCGTCCGGCGTGATGCTCGCCATCCGCTCCGGCCATCTGGCAGCGAAGGAAGTCGTCGCCGCGGATGCCAAGGGCACGGCTCTAACACCTGCTGCGCAGAAGCGCTACACCAAGCGGGTGGGGGAGATGTGCGAGGTGTTCCTGAACATGATCAAGATGTTCTACAACAACGACTCCTTCGAGGTCTTCATGGACGAGCATCCACCGAAGGGCATGGAGTGGGCCGTGAATAATCTCGTGGCCGGCAACACCCGCATGGGCTGGCGTCTCCGCTTCCACGTCTGGGCCTTCTACGCCGTCTGCACCATCCACCGGCGCAAGACGATCGTGAAGAAGATCGACTTCTCCGATCCGCTCGCTGCTGCGCCGAAGGCCAAGGCGAAGACCGCTGAAAAAGTTCCCACCCCAATTTCTTGA
- a CDS encoding helicase RepA family protein: MRSNFPFATVGYPTDEVLSPQSYFAEIFVLSCFMRHQALFERHPIEPDAFTRRDLREMYHAMTATGSTVATIFSQNLIDRGLFERLIIPGEMRKVAEFAVDADHHFPRHLAELLDRHTRRKAVATCRLALAKIRDCTDPDGLAAAIALLHSIKGSAPAAQSAFGLMPVHEIQTEEPARDFVEGLFLEGGASVVYGESNVGKSFWVLDIAAHVAMGRPWRKEQREVDRGAVVYVALEGTHGLRQRIQAMKQTGVLSEDAPLYICFSPVSLLDPDHAAKLIETVKAAAEKSGLPCRLVIIDTLARAMAGGDENSSRDMTAAVAAIDAVRAASGAHVCIVHHCGKDIARGARGHSSLRAAVDTEIEIFRPEGERISTVRVTKQRDLERGEPMPFSLTIVTLGPSHRGKPITSCIVTHEDETMASSRKPGARKTTYTAEALLDYLPAAGIPDWATRAKEDCGIGSTRFYELKAELKIRGAYRADPESGKLVRI; the protein is encoded by the coding sequence ATGCGCAGCAACTTTCCGTTCGCCACAGTCGGGTATCCCACGGACGAGGTCCTTTCCCCACAATCCTATTTCGCGGAGATTTTCGTCCTCTCCTGCTTCATGCGGCATCAGGCCCTTTTTGAGCGCCACCCCATCGAGCCGGACGCCTTCACCCGGCGCGACCTCCGCGAGATGTATCACGCGATGACCGCCACCGGCAGCACTGTGGCCACCATCTTCAGCCAGAACCTCATCGACCGCGGACTCTTTGAACGCCTCATAATTCCCGGCGAGATGAGAAAAGTGGCGGAATTCGCGGTCGATGCGGATCACCATTTCCCCCGGCATCTGGCCGAACTCCTCGACCGCCACACTCGCCGGAAGGCGGTTGCCACCTGCCGTCTCGCCCTCGCGAAGATCCGCGATTGCACCGACCCGGACGGCCTCGCCGCAGCCATCGCGCTCCTCCATTCCATCAAGGGCTCCGCTCCCGCCGCCCAGAGCGCCTTCGGCCTCATGCCCGTCCACGAGATCCAGACGGAAGAGCCCGCGCGGGACTTCGTCGAGGGCCTCTTCCTGGAAGGCGGCGCCAGTGTCGTCTACGGCGAGTCGAATGTCGGCAAGAGCTTCTGGGTCCTCGACATCGCCGCCCACGTCGCCATGGGCCGCCCATGGCGGAAGGAACAGCGCGAAGTCGACCGCGGTGCCGTCGTCTACGTCGCACTCGAAGGCACCCACGGCCTCCGCCAGCGCATCCAGGCAATGAAGCAAACCGGCGTCCTCTCCGAAGACGCCCCGCTCTACATCTGCTTCTCACCCGTCTCTCTGCTCGATCCCGACCACGCCGCCAAGCTCATCGAAACCGTCAAGGCCGCCGCCGAAAAGTCCGGCCTCCCGTGCCGCCTCGTCATCATCGACACCCTCGCCCGCGCCATGGCCGGCGGCGACGAAAACTCCAGCAGGGACATGACCGCCGCCGTGGCCGCCATCGATGCTGTTAGGGCCGCCTCCGGCGCCCACGTCTGCATCGTCCACCACTGCGGCAAGGACATCGCCCGCGGTGCCCGCGGCCACTCCAGCCTCCGCGCCGCCGTCGATACCGAGATCGAAATCTTCCGCCCCGAAGGCGAACGCATCTCCACCGTCCGCGTCACCAAACAACGCGACCTCGAACGCGGCGAACCCATGCCCTTCTCCCTCACCATCGTCACCCTCGGCCCCAGCCACCGCGGCAAACCCATCACCTCCTGCATCGTCACCCACGAGGACGAAACCATGGCCAGCAGTCGGAAGCCAGGAGCCCGGAAAACCACTTACACGGCTGAGGCGTTGTTAGACTACCTGCCAGCAGCTGGCATCCCTGATTGGGCGACGCGTGCCAAGGAAGATTGTGGCATAGGTTCCACGCGGTTTTACGAACTGAAGGCGGAACTCAAAATCCGCGGCGCCTATCGAGCTGACCCGGAATCCGGAAAACTCGTTCGGATATGA
- a CDS encoding tetratricopeptide repeat protein, with protein MKIPPLDADLDPEKSWPIKPIVSKICSPVVRLLKKEPFGLLGIFLTLGLYWHTVRVQGVDKANEQIAVVRALLNESIGRSESGMVAITRDPIKIAQANFAYGLIEAKDPNSVSTLQTKSMVLLANKDYEGARSAAEATLKKDPTNLLGLQLLGEAQSLFGNHEAALNAFDKILKLQPKTSGINALIGYELVILKQWDRALDELSAALRQCPNEPLETALKAYVLAQKGEKSRAEALAAQVLDMKTSDQLSYFYVGLTADKIENNAQMLKGFLAASNAGREGANIDACLGTAYLRNSNYREALPLLLRSLENLPDEPTTLLNLSECYRRSGDFANHAKIRARLAVIDRMHYELPRVRPARNGSKWDSPTEEFHEIWADPPAMKAK; from the coding sequence GTGAAAATCCCACCCCTCGATGCTGATCTCGATCCTGAGAAATCCTGGCCGATCAAGCCCATCGTTTCCAAGATCTGCTCCCCTGTCGTCCGGCTTCTGAAGAAAGAGCCCTTCGGCCTCCTGGGGATCTTTTTAACACTCGGATTGTATTGGCATACCGTCCGGGTGCAGGGTGTCGACAAGGCGAACGAGCAAATCGCGGTGGTCCGCGCCCTTCTCAACGAGAGCATCGGCCGCAGTGAGTCAGGAATGGTCGCCATCACAAGGGATCCAATCAAGATCGCGCAGGCCAACTTCGCCTATGGGCTGATCGAAGCCAAAGATCCGAACTCGGTTTCCACGCTCCAGACGAAGAGCATGGTGCTCCTCGCAAACAAGGACTACGAGGGTGCCCGCTCGGCGGCAGAAGCCACCCTCAAGAAAGACCCTACCAACCTTCTCGGGTTGCAACTTCTGGGCGAGGCCCAGTCGTTATTCGGGAATCACGAGGCTGCCCTCAACGCCTTTGACAAGATATTGAAACTCCAGCCCAAGACATCCGGCATCAATGCGCTGATCGGCTACGAGCTAGTGATTCTGAAACAGTGGGACCGGGCGCTTGACGAATTGTCCGCAGCCCTCCGCCAGTGCCCGAATGAACCCTTGGAGACGGCGCTGAAGGCGTATGTGCTGGCCCAAAAAGGCGAGAAATCCCGGGCAGAGGCGCTGGCGGCCCAAGTTCTGGACATGAAGACTTCAGATCAGCTCTCCTATTTCTACGTCGGCCTCACTGCCGACAAAATCGAAAACAATGCACAAATGCTGAAAGGGTTCCTAGCGGCCAGCAATGCCGGGAGGGAAGGTGCCAACATCGACGCCTGCCTTGGGACTGCGTATCTGCGCAACAGCAACTACAGGGAGGCACTTCCCCTTCTCCTCCGATCCTTGGAGAACCTTCCTGATGAACCCACCACGCTGTTGAACTTGTCGGAGTGCTATCGCCGGTCAGGAGATTTCGCAAACCACGCCAAAATCCGGGCACGGCTGGCCGTCATCGACCGGATGCACTACGAGCTTCCCCGCGTGCGCCCGGCGAGGAATGGCTCCAAGTGGGACTCGCCGACGGAGGAGTTCCACGAAATCTGGGCGGATCCGCCTGCGATGAAAGCGAAGTGA
- the tmk gene encoding dTMP kinase translates to MTPPHGLFIVLEGIDGTGKSTQSRQLAEWFRDQGREVIASREPTDGPWGAKIRATAATGRLSPEEELEYFLKDRREHVEQLIAPALAAGKVVILDRYYFSTMAYQGSRGVDPGEIRRQNEAFAPVPDLLFILDLDVDTALSRIGGRGDTANEFEKHESLTKCREIFLGLAGEPFVHVISSGDGPEVVQERLREIVAGVV, encoded by the coding sequence ATGACTCCTCCCCACGGCCTTTTCATCGTTCTCGAAGGTATCGACGGCACTGGCAAATCGACGCAGTCGCGGCAGTTGGCCGAGTGGTTTCGCGATCAGGGGCGGGAGGTGATCGCAAGCCGGGAGCCGACGGATGGCCCGTGGGGGGCGAAGATCCGGGCGACGGCGGCGACGGGACGGCTGTCGCCAGAGGAGGAACTGGAGTATTTCCTGAAGGACCGGCGGGAGCACGTGGAGCAACTGATCGCTCCGGCGCTGGCGGCGGGGAAAGTGGTGATTCTGGACCGGTATTACTTTTCGACGATGGCCTATCAGGGTTCGCGCGGGGTGGATCCGGGGGAGATCCGGCGGCAGAATGAGGCATTCGCGCCGGTGCCGGATTTGCTGTTCATCCTGGATCTGGATGTCGATACGGCGCTGTCGCGGATCGGTGGGCGCGGGGATACGGCGAACGAGTTCGAGAAGCACGAGTCGCTGACGAAGTGCCGGGAGATTTTCCTGGGGCTGGCGGGAGAGCCGTTCGTGCATGTGATCTCCAGTGGAGACGGGCCGGAGGTGGTGCAGGAGCGGTTGAGGGAGATTGTGGCGGGGGTGGTTTGA
- a CDS encoding type II secretion system protein — translation MKKPTFGKRAKGFTLVELMVCIVIVICLAAMVFALTRNAMAKSKMTASSTKVRDLGVRVQAYTQDNAGQLPVWKDSGQDLFWWGQLMKDPRNESEYEMFHSPGHDEFKPGPSNPNLSYGWNAHVVGRTEAVEGGGGADSDGPKRLANFKEPARILVLADGPKKNPEAIIDSNSTPDKDRYNGKAAGLLLDGSARALDVDKEFKGGQSVWLMTEDEREAQGK, via the coding sequence ATGAAAAAACCAACGTTCGGAAAAAGGGCAAAGGGCTTCACCCTGGTGGAGTTGATGGTCTGTATCGTGATCGTAATCTGTCTGGCCGCGATGGTCTTCGCGCTGACCCGGAACGCGATGGCCAAGAGCAAGATGACCGCCAGCTCGACCAAGGTCCGCGACCTCGGCGTGCGCGTCCAGGCCTACACCCAGGACAATGCCGGCCAGCTCCCGGTCTGGAAGGATTCCGGCCAGGACCTCTTCTGGTGGGGCCAGCTGATGAAGGACCCGCGGAATGAGAGCGAGTATGAGATGTTCCACAGCCCCGGGCACGACGAGTTCAAGCCGGGCCCGTCCAATCCCAACCTCTCCTACGGCTGGAATGCCCACGTCGTCGGCCGCACCGAGGCAGTCGAAGGCGGCGGCGGCGCTGACAGCGATGGCCCGAAGCGCTTGGCCAACTTCAAGGAGCCGGCCCGCATCCTCGTCCTCGCCGATGGCCCCAAGAAGAACCCTGAAGCGATCATCGACAGCAACAGCACCCCGGACAAGGACCGCTACAACGGCAAGGCCGCCGGCCTCCTGCTCGATGGCTCCGCCCGCGCCCTCGACGTCGACAAGGAGTTCAAGGGTGGCCAGTCCGTCTGGCTCATGACCGAAGACGAGCGCGAAGCGCAGGGCAAGTAA
- the kaiC gene encoding circadian clock protein KaiC, whose product MPRKTSSANDDLVTIPKAATGIKGLDDITGGGLPAGRPTLLSGTAGAGKTLFATEFLVRGALEFNEPGVFMMFEENAEELAANVRSLGFDLNKLSAQKKIILDHVRIERSEIEETGQYDLEGLFIRLGHAIDSIKAKRVVLDTIEALFAGLPDHAILRAELRRLFRWLKDRGVTALITGEKVDASITRFGLEEYVADCVITLDHRVDGQISTRRLRVVKYRGSSHGTNEYPFLIGETGISVLPITSLKLDHQVSKERLSTGILPLDEMLGGKGIFRGTSMLVSGSPGTGKSSISASFVNAACQRGERALLFAYEESADQIIRNMGSIGMDLAKWVKKGLLQIHSSRPTLQGLEQHLVMMHDTVTAFKPSVVAVDPISNLTLDRDESAVKPTLMRLIDFLKQQHITAVFTSLTHGATAISASEDSEVGVSSLMDVWLLLRNHELNGERNRTLFVLKARGMSHSNQIREFVLADNGIDLVDVYLGEDGVLTGTSRVTQEAREMAAQQVYRQEYERKMRRFAANRKAIELQISMLQSQAEAEVAEMEFEMSQESSREDAAKLNYDALSKRRGGNKAGNGRNNQKA is encoded by the coding sequence ATGCCCCGCAAAACCTCCTCCGCTAACGATGATCTCGTGACCATTCCCAAGGCTGCCACCGGCATCAAAGGACTGGACGACATCACGGGTGGCGGATTGCCGGCCGGCCGCCCTACCCTGCTTTCGGGCACGGCAGGTGCCGGGAAGACCCTCTTCGCCACGGAATTCCTCGTGCGTGGAGCGCTTGAGTTCAACGAACCGGGTGTCTTCATGATGTTCGAGGAGAATGCCGAGGAGCTGGCGGCCAACGTCCGCTCGCTTGGCTTCGATCTGAACAAGCTCTCCGCGCAGAAGAAGATCATCCTGGATCATGTGCGGATCGAACGGAGCGAGATCGAAGAGACCGGCCAGTATGACCTTGAGGGCCTATTTATTCGCTTGGGCCACGCGATCGACAGCATCAAGGCGAAGCGGGTGGTGCTGGACACGATCGAGGCACTGTTCGCGGGACTGCCGGACCATGCGATCCTGCGGGCTGAATTGAGGCGGCTCTTCCGCTGGCTGAAGGACCGCGGGGTCACCGCGCTGATCACAGGCGAGAAGGTGGATGCCAGCATCACGCGCTTCGGCCTGGAGGAATACGTGGCCGACTGCGTGATCACTCTGGATCACCGGGTGGATGGCCAGATTTCAACGCGACGGCTGCGAGTGGTGAAGTACCGCGGGTCCTCGCACGGGACGAACGAGTATCCATTCCTGATCGGCGAGACCGGGATCTCGGTGCTGCCCATTACTTCGCTGAAGCTTGACCACCAGGTGTCCAAGGAGCGGCTGTCCACCGGCATCCTGCCGCTGGATGAGATGCTCGGTGGCAAAGGCATCTTCCGCGGCACCAGCATGCTGGTGTCCGGCTCCCCGGGAACCGGGAAGAGCAGCATCAGCGCGAGCTTTGTGAATGCGGCCTGCCAGCGCGGAGAGAGAGCGCTGCTCTTCGCCTACGAAGAATCTGCCGACCAGATCATTCGCAACATGGGCTCGATCGGCATGGATCTCGCAAAATGGGTGAAGAAGGGACTGCTGCAGATCCATTCGTCCCGCCCCACGCTCCAAGGACTGGAGCAGCATCTGGTGATGATGCATGATACGGTGACCGCCTTCAAACCGTCAGTGGTAGCGGTGGATCCGATCAGCAATCTCACGCTGGACCGGGACGAGTCGGCAGTGAAGCCGACCTTGATGCGCCTGATCGATTTCCTCAAGCAGCAGCACATCACGGCGGTCTTCACCAGCCTGACCCACGGGGCGACGGCTATCTCCGCGAGCGAAGACTCGGAAGTGGGAGTATCCTCGCTGATGGACGTGTGGCTGCTGCTCAGAAACCATGAGCTGAACGGCGAGCGCAATCGAACCCTCTTCGTGCTCAAGGCACGCGGGATGTCCCACTCCAACCAAATCCGGGAATTCGTCCTTGCGGATAACGGCATCGATCTGGTGGACGTGTATCTCGGAGAGGACGGCGTGCTCACGGGAACCTCAAGGGTCACACAGGAAGCGCGCGAAATGGCAGCGCAACAGGTCTACCGGCAAGAGTATGAGCGGAAGATGCGGCGCTTCGCGGCAAACCGGAAGGCGATCGAGCTCCAGATCTCGATGCTCCAGTCACAAGCGGAAGCGGAGGTCGCGGAAATGGAATTCGAGATGTCGCAGGAATCGTCGCGCGAGGACGCGGCGAAGTTGAACTACGATGCCCTTTCCAAACGGCGCGGTGGCAACAAGGCTGGCAACGGCCGCAACAATCAGAAGGCATGA
- a CDS encoding circadian clock KaiB family protein, whose translation MKDLKKTKAGKPGNATVPAFQLRLYVAGKTEKSLTALNNLKRICETHLAGQYQIELIDLLLTPQLAAGDQILAVPTLVRRLPEPIKKIIGDLSNEERVLVGLDVQPLRD comes from the coding sequence ATGAAGGATCTGAAGAAAACCAAGGCCGGAAAACCCGGCAACGCGACGGTTCCCGCATTTCAACTGAGGCTCTATGTCGCGGGAAAGACGGAGAAATCCCTGACGGCTCTGAACAACCTGAAACGAATCTGTGAGACGCACCTAGCCGGACAGTATCAGATCGAGCTGATCGATTTATTGCTGACGCCACAGCTCGCGGCGGGCGATCAGATCCTGGCCGTGCCCACGCTGGTGCGGCGACTGCCTGAACCGATCAAGAAGATCATCGGCGACCTCTCCAATGAAGAGCGGGTGCTGGTGGGTCTCGATGTCCAACCCCTGCGGGATTGA
- a CDS encoding circadian clock KaiB family protein — MNDIPAPGDSLESFEEAARERAEVRFLFRLYVAGSTVQSNRAIVNTRRICEGHLEGRYHLEVVDICLHPELARIEQIIAAPTLIKREPLPVRRFVGDMSRTDRLLAGLGLPEAPEVRPVTP, encoded by the coding sequence ATGAACGACATCCCAGCGCCGGGTGATTCCCTCGAATCCTTCGAGGAAGCGGCGCGGGAGCGAGCCGAGGTTCGCTTTCTCTTCCGCCTCTACGTTGCAGGCTCCACCGTGCAATCCAACCGCGCGATCGTGAACACGCGGCGGATTTGCGAAGGGCATCTGGAAGGCCGCTATCATCTGGAGGTAGTGGATATCTGCCTGCATCCCGAATTGGCGCGCATCGAGCAGATCATCGCCGCGCCGACCTTGATCAAACGGGAGCCGCTGCCGGTGCGGAGATTCGTCGGTGACATGTCACGCACCGACCGGCTGCTTGCAGGTTTGGGTTTGCCTGAAGCTCCTGAAGTGCGACCGGTAACACCCTAA